One window from the genome of Macaca fascicularis isolate 582-1 chromosome 7, T2T-MFA8v1.1 encodes:
- the LOC102116690 gene encoding disintegrin and metalloproteinase domain-containing protein 20 produces the protein MCNLPHLEIFLAICIKRILCILLLQIWSKCRNHLAFFLSLFLPFYPTHPILALSVFIFSTATLMVQLHQDTDPQIPKGQPCTLNSSEGGARPPVPHTLSSSALDRWLHNDSFIMAVGEPLVYIRVALLLLWFGMFLSVFGHSQARPSQRFTSPEVVIPLKVISRGRGAKAPGWLSYSLRLGGQRYIVHMRVKKLLFAAHLPVFTYTEQHALLQDQPFIQDDCYYHGYVEEVPESLVALSTCSGGFLGMLQINDLVYEIKPISISATFEHLVHKIDSDDTQFPPMRCGLTEEKIARQLELQLSYNFTLKQSSFVGWWTHRRFVELVVVVDNVRYHFSQSNASTVQHEVFNVVNIVDSFYHPLEVDIILTGIDIWTASNPLPTNGDIDNVLVEFSVWKNYNLNNRLQHDVAHLFIKDTQGTTLGVAYVKGICLNPFNSGVDVFEDEKLVIFAVTLGHELGHNLGMQHDTQWCVCELRWCIMHAYRKLTTKFSNCSYAQYWDNTISSGLCIQPPPYPGNIFRLKYCGNLVVEEGEECDCGTIQQCVKDPCCLLNCTLRPGAACAFGMCCKDCKFLPSGTLCRQKVGECDLPEWCNGTSHQCPDDVYVQDGISCNVNAFCYEKTCNNHDTQCKEIFGQDARSASQSCYQEINTQGNRFGHCGIVGTTYVKCWSPDILCGRVQCENVGVIPNLLEHSTVQQFHLNDTTCWGTDYHLGMAIPDIGEVKDGTVCGPEKICIRKKCASMVRLSQVCQPKTCNMRGVCNNKQHCHCNSEWAPPYCKDKGYGGSADSGPPPKNNMEGLNVMGKLGYLSLLCLLLLVAFLFCLRVLLKKRTKSKEDKEG, from the coding sequence ATGTGCAATCTTCCCCATCTGGAAATCTTCTTGGCCATATGTATTAAGAgaatcctatgtattttattgctTCAAATATGGTCCAAATGCAGGAATCACcttgccttttttctctctctttttctccctttctatcCCACCCACCCCATCCTGGCTCTTTCGGTTTTTATTTTCAGCACTGCAACTCTGATGGTCCAGCTCCACCAGGACACAGATCCCCAGATCCCTAAAGGTCAGCCATGCACCCTGAACAGCTCAGAGGGAGGAGCCAGACCACCAGTGCCTCACACCTTGTCCTCTTCTGCTCTAGACAGATGGCTCCATAATGACAGCTTCATAATGGCAGTGGGTGAGCCCCTGGTGTACATCAGAGTCGCTCTTCTGCTGCTCTGGTTTGGgatgtttttgtctgtttttggccACTCTCAGGCCAGGCCCTCCCAGCGTTTCACTTCTCCAGAAGTGGTGATCCCTTTGAAGGTGATCAGCAGGGGCAGAGGTGCAAAGGCTCCTGGATGGCTCTCCTATAGCCTGCGGTTGGGGGGACAGAGATACATCGTCCACATGAGGGTAAAGAAGCTGTTGTTTGCCGCACACCTCCCTGTGTTCACCTACACGGAGCAGCATGCCCTGCTCCAGGATCAGCCCTTCATCCAGGATGACTGCTACTACCATGGTTATGTGGAGGAGGTCCCTGAGTCCTTGGTTGCCCTTAGTACCTGTTCTGGGGGCTTTCTTGGAATGCTACAGATAAATGACCTTGTTTATGAAATCAAGCCAATTAGTATTTCTGCCACATTTGAACACCTAGTACATAAGATAGACAGTGATGATAcacagtttccacctatgagatGTGGgttaacagaagagaaaatagcaCGCCAGTTGGAGTTGCAATTGTCATATAATTTCACTCTGAAGCAAAGTTCTTTTGTGGGCTGGTGGACCCATCGGCGGTTTGTTGAGCTGGTGGTGGTCGTGGATAATGTTAGATATCATTTCTCTCAAAGTAATGCATCAACAGTGCAGCATGAAGTATTTAACGTTGTCAATATAGTGGATTCCTTCTATCATCCTTTGGAGGTTGATATAATTTTGACTGGAATTGATATATGGACTGCATCAAATCCACTTCCTACCAATGGAGACATAGATAATGTTTTAGTGGAATTTTCTGTTTGGAAGAATTATAACCTTAATAATCGATTACAACATGATGTTGCACATCTTTTCATAAAAGACACACAAGGCACGACGCTTGGTGTTGCCTATGTTAAAGGAATATGCCTGAATCCTTTTAATAGTGGAGTTGATGTTTTTGAAGATGAGAAGTTGGTCATTTTTGCAGTTACCTTGGGCCATGAGCTTGGTCACAATTTGGGTATGCAACATGACAcccagtggtgtgtgtgtgagctaCGGTGGTGCATAATGCATGCCTATAGAAAGTTAACAACTAAATTTAGCAACTGCAGTTATGCCCAATATTGGGACAATACTATCAGTAGTGGATTATGTATTCAACCTCCTCCATATCCAGGGAATATATTTAGACTGAAGTACTGTGGGAATCTAGTTGTTGAAGAAGGAGAGGAATGTGACTGTGGAACCATACAGCAGTGTGTAAAAGATCCCTGTTGTCTGTTAAACTGTACTCTACGTCCTGGGGCTGCTTGTGCTTTTGGAATGTGTTGCAAAGACTGCAAATTTCTGCCATCGGGAACTTTATGTAGACAAAAAGTTGGTGAATGTGACCTTCCAGAGTGGTGCAATGGGACATCCCATCAATGCCCAGATGATGTGTATGTGCAGGATGGGATCTCCTGTAATGTGAATGCCTTCTGCTATGAAAAGACATGTAATAACCATGATACACAGTGTAAAGAGATTTTTGGCCAAGATGCAAGGAGTGCATCTCAGAGTTGCTACCAAGAAATCAACACCCAAGGAAACCGTTTTGGTCACTGTGGTATTGTAGGTACAACATATGTAAAATGTTGGTCCCCTGATATCCTGTGTGGGAGGGTTCAGTGTGAAAATGTAGGAGTAATTCCCAATTTGCTAGAGCATTCCACAGTACAGCAGTTTCACCTCAATGACACCACTTGCTGGGGCACTGATTATCACTTAGGGATGGCTATACCTGATATTGGTGAGGTAAAAGATGGCACAGTATGTGGTCCAGAAAAGATCTGCATCCGTAAGAAGTGTGCCAGTATGGTTCGTCTGTCACAAGTCTGTCAGCCTAAGACCTGCAACATGAGGGGAGTCTGCAACAACAAACAACACTGTCACTGCAACAGTGAATGGGCACCCCCCTACTGCAAGGACAAAGGCTATGGAGGTAGTGCTGATAGTGGCCCACCTCCTAAGAACAACATGGAAGGATTAAATGTGATGGGAAAGTTGGGTTACCTGTCACTATTGTGCCTTCTTCTTTtggttgcttttttattttgcttacgTGTGCTTTTAAAGAAACGCACAAAAAGTAAAGAAGATAAAGAAGGATaa